One stretch of Pigmentiphaga aceris DNA includes these proteins:
- a CDS encoding ankyrin repeat domain-containing protein: MTDAQWDELKANLRWMEGIAKKGGWRLTPLSIAPPASGGELLSLQAAMGKPLPPQLRALLERSSCVTFGWSIPSVQHPLEQLELPTGSANYNAVWDIDHIRSQAVPGFRGWVGSLQREDLASLAGRPAKWDQQFPFYSLVNGDMVTIDVSKEDGPQPVRYFSHELDMLHGMEIAPDLFTFVTEMSRLGMGGTEWASWMPFGRADGDTYYLRADSEGGKRWRAWLERDPADVGPDEPPPSIVAETQAERDLLHAARADDLPGVERAIAAGPRLDVVNDTDWFFENQTWDEEFCTALNYAVRHDNLPMIQLLVNKGATINTRRLPMDDAVQLGSLETVRWLIEKGSRVNGWKAQRHWPLHLLVEQRYRSVAPSKAELEQRIRAEQERSDARSQSKVLSSADMIQMREEMRASEIKHLTDRYASPATYEGMLDALLKAGAEPDARWDNSTTILMRADMVAAEYLLRYGADIHAQDSAGYTVLHYARSAELIRLFAAHGADVNMLAVSRGREAGEYGYTPLQGALLTAGYTSMETVLALLEVGADPLIRSADGLNSLFFCSRIEPFDLMMSKGLDPLEKAPGGMTLLHHRMSQSPPRTIFPEEVAFMDRLLGLGIPINVLDDQGRTPLHLAADRAVFPADVDLLVARGADRTIRDKAGKLPVDYAEFAEPEIRRALMPDGMKGKEGTEGRKKADKQ, encoded by the coding sequence ATGACCGACGCCCAATGGGATGAACTGAAAGCCAACTTGCGCTGGATGGAAGGCATTGCCAAAAAAGGCGGTTGGCGACTGACCCCGCTCTCCATTGCCCCGCCTGCATCGGGCGGCGAATTGCTGAGCTTGCAGGCGGCAATGGGCAAGCCTTTGCCACCGCAGTTGCGCGCACTGCTGGAACGGTCTTCCTGCGTGACCTTTGGCTGGAGCATCCCGTCGGTGCAGCATCCGTTGGAGCAACTTGAGTTGCCCACCGGCAGCGCGAACTACAACGCGGTCTGGGACATTGACCACATTCGCAGCCAGGCGGTGCCGGGCTTCCGGGGATGGGTGGGCTCCTTACAGCGAGAAGACCTCGCCAGTCTTGCGGGGCGGCCGGCAAAGTGGGATCAGCAGTTTCCGTTCTACAGCCTGGTCAACGGTGACATGGTCACCATCGATGTGTCCAAGGAAGACGGCCCGCAGCCGGTTCGTTATTTCAGTCACGAGCTGGACATGCTGCACGGCATGGAGATCGCCCCGGATCTGTTCACCTTCGTGACCGAGATGTCGCGCCTGGGCATGGGTGGCACCGAGTGGGCATCATGGATGCCGTTCGGGCGTGCGGACGGCGACACCTACTATCTGCGCGCAGACAGCGAAGGCGGAAAACGTTGGCGGGCATGGCTGGAAAGAGACCCGGCCGACGTGGGCCCCGATGAACCACCGCCCAGCATCGTGGCTGAGACGCAGGCCGAGCGCGACTTGCTGCACGCCGCACGTGCTGATGACTTGCCTGGCGTTGAACGTGCGATTGCTGCTGGTCCACGACTGGACGTGGTCAACGACACCGACTGGTTCTTCGAGAACCAGACCTGGGATGAGGAATTCTGCACCGCCCTGAACTACGCTGTCCGGCACGACAACCTGCCGATGATCCAGCTGCTGGTGAACAAGGGTGCCACCATCAACACCCGTCGCCTGCCCATGGACGATGCGGTGCAGCTGGGCTCCTTGGAAACCGTGCGATGGCTGATCGAGAAAGGCTCGCGCGTCAACGGCTGGAAGGCGCAGCGACACTGGCCGCTGCACTTGTTGGTCGAGCAGCGTTACCGCAGCGTGGCCCCGAGCAAGGCCGAGCTTGAGCAGCGCATCCGTGCCGAGCAGGAGAGATCAGATGCCCGTTCTCAATCCAAAGTGCTTTCCAGCGCGGACATGATCCAGATGCGCGAAGAAATGCGCGCATCCGAAATCAAGCATCTGACGGATCGTTACGCCAGCCCCGCCACCTACGAGGGCATGCTGGACGCCTTGTTGAAGGCAGGTGCCGAGCCCGATGCGCGCTGGGACAACAGCACGACCATTCTGATGCGCGCCGACATGGTTGCCGCAGAGTATCTGCTGCGCTACGGGGCGGACATCCATGCGCAGGACAGTGCCGGCTATACGGTGCTGCACTATGCGCGTTCTGCCGAGTTGATCCGTTTGTTCGCAGCGCATGGCGCAGACGTGAATATGCTGGCGGTATCGCGGGGCCGAGAAGCGGGTGAGTACGGTTACACCCCCCTGCAAGGGGCGTTGTTGACGGCAGGTTACACCTCGATGGAAACGGTACTGGCCTTGTTGGAAGTCGGGGCCGACCCGCTGATTCGCAGCGCCGACGGCTTGAATTCGCTGTTCTTCTGCAGCCGTATAGAACCGTTCGATCTGATGATGTCGAAAGGATTGGACCCGCTGGAAAAAGCCCCGGGTGGCATGACCTTGCTGCACCACCGGATGTCGCAGTCGCCACCCCGAACCATCTTCCCCGAGGAAGTGGCTTTCATGGACCGACTGCTGGGCTTGGGCATTCCCATCAACGTGCTGGATGACCAGGGACGCACGCCCTTGCATCTGGCGGCAGACCGGGCCGTGTTCCCGGCTGATGTCGACCTGCTGGTGGCGCGTGGGGCAGACCGGACCATTCGCGACAAAGCAGGCAAATTGCCGGTGGATTACGCTGAGTTTGCCGAGCCGGAAATTCGACGTGCGTTGATGCCGGATGGAATGAAAGGCAAGGAAGGTACAGAAGGCCGCAAGAAGGCAGACAAGCAATGA
- a CDS encoding YwqG family protein has translation MNKVKTDTFSIDIPDIFESVRPILQSVRAQHALNDDMVTLTVGVANNSLLKKKRGADLGERFRTWCLDRRGPSELTEAYSFSVDDRVAHVVTVEAETGYAFYFAMVEADEGYHYELTGDCLVGQEDEYFPVFEQVLRSFRGFGDVAAALAEQQQGLKTLMSGQRKQKPAPEPEPSPAAPFVVPADGKEYLVVGGHAFTYLPETEYTIPAGFDTGSELSIDLKARIDAPDAAPQILNDYEDGQIYLRFSVKGIYHAGIPTGRFTFENDRDPTYLAYLWKGGFQYSLNLYGELVLEDGWVGFSGYFQGSEPTERHVVQFAKRLPLDTFDWTQYCFRTLDELYSAPVDLPRHLQVTKLGMAELPQALFQYTALESLSIACQAEVGSPQALQEIPDDIARLQNLKYLAFTSITGVKQIPAALAELRGLQKLYLTLSQITSIPEAVLALPELEYCVLSHNHLAHLPAHITPSLRSLSVDDNQLATLPEVLAELPALKYLNIKRNPLVSLPAGLANIEDLALELEKKQTLLDYRYPGADGQGTIPFDNDVFLARHDPALLAQLDAVLADEAWEPYREAIRDLALRTIALETTEPDDYSDTGNTRFGGLPDLPANVDYPTFANYQGETKGFQFIAQLNCADLAAHQAYLPRSGTLYFFISGQESIQAHVIHVDGDNSLRSASELSIDEDFIDADDGIYPPFRVAAAPWVSVPSFYSTESFALAGGVLDPLEEEYELTEGLTHNLEKASPVEPTHGVNSYVFMQHDTPQIEAANALKGKAEDFMVLLRVSSDRKPGFCFWDAGEIFFVIHKSDLARGDFSNVYCGLESS, from the coding sequence ATGAATAAGGTCAAGACCGACACGTTCTCCATCGACATTCCAGACATCTTCGAGTCCGTGCGGCCCATTTTGCAGTCGGTGCGCGCCCAGCATGCGCTGAACGACGATATGGTTACCTTGACCGTCGGTGTTGCCAACAATTCTCTGTTGAAGAAAAAGCGCGGTGCCGATCTGGGCGAGCGTTTTCGCACATGGTGTCTTGACCGGCGCGGCCCGTCTGAGCTGACCGAAGCGTATAGCTTTTCAGTGGACGATCGTGTTGCCCATGTGGTCACCGTCGAGGCAGAAACCGGATACGCCTTCTACTTTGCGATGGTCGAGGCCGACGAGGGCTATCACTATGAGTTGACCGGTGATTGTCTGGTCGGCCAGGAAGATGAATATTTCCCGGTGTTCGAGCAGGTCTTGCGCAGTTTCCGGGGTTTTGGCGATGTGGCCGCTGCCTTGGCTGAGCAGCAGCAGGGGCTGAAGACACTCATGTCGGGCCAGCGCAAGCAGAAGCCCGCACCGGAACCTGAACCCAGCCCCGCAGCACCATTCGTCGTACCTGCGGACGGCAAGGAATACCTGGTGGTGGGCGGGCATGCTTTTACCTATCTGCCCGAGACCGAATACACCATCCCTGCTGGCTTTGACACCGGCAGCGAACTTTCCATCGATCTGAAAGCGCGCATTGACGCCCCCGATGCTGCCCCGCAGATTTTGAACGACTACGAAGACGGCCAGATCTACCTGCGATTCTCGGTCAAAGGGATTTACCACGCAGGGATACCGACAGGGCGATTCACCTTTGAGAACGACCGCGATCCTACCTATCTTGCCTACCTCTGGAAGGGCGGTTTTCAGTACAGCTTGAACCTGTATGGGGAACTGGTGCTGGAAGATGGCTGGGTCGGATTTTCCGGTTACTTCCAGGGCAGCGAGCCGACTGAGCGCCATGTGGTGCAGTTTGCCAAACGCCTGCCGCTGGACACCTTTGATTGGACGCAATACTGCTTCAGAACGCTGGACGAGCTGTACAGCGCGCCGGTTGATTTGCCACGGCATCTGCAAGTGACCAAGCTGGGCATGGCCGAATTGCCCCAGGCGCTTTTCCAGTACACCGCGCTTGAATCCCTGAGCATTGCCTGCCAGGCCGAGGTCGGCTCGCCCCAAGCCCTGCAGGAAATTCCTGACGACATTGCGCGCCTGCAGAACCTGAAGTACTTGGCGTTCACCAGCATCACCGGCGTCAAGCAGATTCCTGCTGCGCTGGCTGAGCTGCGCGGGTTGCAGAAGCTATATCTGACATTGAGTCAGATCACGTCGATCCCGGAAGCAGTGCTGGCCTTGCCCGAGCTTGAATACTGCGTGCTGTCGCACAATCACCTGGCGCATTTGCCGGCGCACATCACGCCAAGCCTGAGAAGCCTGTCGGTCGATGACAACCAGCTTGCCACACTGCCCGAGGTACTTGCGGAGCTGCCCGCGCTGAAATACCTGAACATCAAACGCAACCCTTTGGTGTCTCTGCCGGCGGGTCTGGCAAACATTGAAGACCTGGCGCTGGAACTGGAGAAGAAGCAGACCCTGCTGGATTACCGCTACCCGGGTGCAGACGGCCAAGGGACGATACCGTTCGACAACGATGTCTTCCTGGCTCGTCATGATCCGGCCTTGCTCGCGCAGCTTGATGCGGTGCTGGCCGATGAGGCTTGGGAGCCTTACCGCGAGGCGATCCGCGATCTGGCGCTGCGCACCATCGCACTGGAAACCACCGAACCCGACGACTACAGCGATACCGGCAACACGCGTTTCGGTGGCTTGCCCGACTTGCCTGCCAACGTCGACTATCCAACCTTCGCCAATTACCAGGGCGAGACCAAAGGCTTCCAGTTCATCGCCCAGTTGAACTGCGCCGACCTGGCTGCGCACCAGGCATACCTGCCCCGATCGGGCACTTTGTACTTCTTCATTTCCGGGCAGGAAAGCATCCAGGCGCATGTCATTCACGTCGATGGCGATAACTCCTTGCGTTCGGCAAGCGAGCTGTCCATCGACGAAGATTTCATCGATGCCGATGACGGCATCTATCCACCTTTCCGCGTGGCGGCAGCCCCTTGGGTGAGTGTTCCGTCGTTCTATTCAACCGAGTCTTTTGCACTGGCAGGCGGCGTGCTGGACCCGCTGGAAGAAGAGTACGAACTGACCGAAGGCCTGACCCACAACCTTGAAAAAGCATCACCAGTCGAGCCCACGCATGGCGTGAATTCCTATGTGTTCATGCAACACGACACGCCGCAGATCGAGGCTGCGAATGCGTTGAAAGGTAAGGCCGAGGACTTCATGGTGTTGCTGCGCGTGTCGTCCGATCGCAAGCCGGGTTTTTGCTTCTGGGATGCCGGTGAAATTTTCTTTGTGATCCACAAGAGCGACTTGGCGCGTGGTGATTTTTCCAATGTGTATTGCGGACTGGAAAGCAGCTGA
- a CDS encoding MBL fold metallo-hydrolase: MNKRLRRAGLSILGLAAALVVGGFAYLQHPKFGSLPSGARLQAIERSPNYRDGIFQNLSDTPMRTQESRGFAANLWSMLVDRNPNLKPPVPLPATRVDLKALALQDDVVVWLGHSSYYVQLGGKKILIDPVFSISAAPIAWANDAFAGSTPYTADDMPAVDYLLITHDHWDHLDYPSIKALLPKVGQVVTGLGMGQYFEQWGYPLDRVLERDWNSSVGEADSLRVHVLPARHYSGRMLTRHKTLWVAFALESPQRKLFFSGDSGYGPHFREIGERFGGFDLVALDSGQYDRRWANIHMFPEQAAQAAEDLRTKALLPAHIGRFSIAAHDWDEPFKRITAAANGRPYRLLTPGIGAPVRVGDETQSFSPWWSKLGS; this comes from the coding sequence ATGAATAAACGACTGCGCCGCGCGGGCCTGTCGATCCTGGGTCTGGCCGCAGCGCTTGTCGTCGGTGGCTTTGCCTATCTGCAGCATCCCAAATTCGGCAGCTTGCCGTCTGGGGCACGCTTGCAAGCCATCGAGCGCTCGCCCAATTATCGGGACGGGATTTTCCAGAACCTGAGCGATACGCCGATGCGCACGCAGGAAAGCCGTGGTTTCGCGGCAAACCTGTGGTCGATGCTGGTCGACCGCAACCCGAACCTGAAGCCACCGGTACCCTTGCCCGCCACCCGTGTCGACCTGAAAGCGCTGGCGTTGCAGGACGACGTGGTGGTGTGGCTGGGCCACTCGTCTTACTACGTGCAGTTGGGCGGCAAGAAAATTCTGATCGATCCGGTGTTCAGCATCAGCGCGGCACCGATTGCGTGGGCCAACGATGCATTCGCCGGCTCCACGCCATACACCGCCGACGATATGCCAGCCGTCGACTACCTGCTGATCACGCACGACCACTGGGATCACCTGGACTACCCGAGCATCAAGGCCTTGCTGCCCAAGGTGGGGCAGGTCGTGACCGGCCTTGGCATGGGGCAATATTTCGAGCAGTGGGGGTATCCGCTGGATCGTGTGCTCGAACGCGATTGGAACAGCTCCGTAGGTGAAGCCGACTCACTTCGCGTTCATGTGCTGCCTGCCCGTCATTACTCTGGCCGCATGCTGACCCGGCACAAGACGCTGTGGGTCGCGTTTGCGCTGGAATCCCCGCAGCGCAAGCTGTTCTTCAGTGGTGACAGCGGCTACGGCCCGCACTTCCGCGAGATTGGTGAGCGCTTTGGTGGCTTCGATCTGGTGGCCTTGGACAGTGGGCAGTACGACAGGCGCTGGGCCAATATCCACATGTTCCCGGAGCAAGCGGCCCAGGCAGCGGAAGACTTGCGCACCAAGGCTTTGCTGCCTGCCCACATCGGCCGCTTCAGTATCGCTGCCCACGATTGGGACGAACCATTCAAACGGATTACGGCGGCGGCCAATGGCAGACCTTATCGTCTGCTGACACCGGGCATCGGCGCTCCAGTTCGGGTTGGAGATGAAACACAAAGCTTCTCGCCGTGGTGGAGCAAGCTTGGGTCGTGA
- the corA gene encoding magnesium/cobalt transporter CorA: MLINCVAYENGQKLADISTDEISDYIARPGCFVWVALSDATPEELDHMKEEFDLHELAVEDAHHGHQRPKIERYGDSLFVVMQLVEVMKDGSGDLNVGEVDVFVGRSYVLSVRNRSSQGFLGVRERCEREPHLLSNGSGFVLYALMDAVVDRYFPVIDALEDELDAIEQQIFEQAGSAGTMIKRLYNLKRRALVLKHAVAPLLEAASKLNGGRVPDVCVGSQEYFRDVVDHLDRINASIDGMRDTIGSAMQVNLSMVTIEESEVTKRLASWAAIFAVCTAFAGIWGMNFDTMPELKWRYGYPVALLLMASVCGYLYYRFRRKGWL; the protein is encoded by the coding sequence ATGCTGATCAACTGCGTTGCCTACGAAAACGGCCAGAAACTCGCCGACATTTCCACCGACGAAATCAGCGACTACATTGCGCGACCGGGTTGTTTCGTCTGGGTGGCGCTGAGCGACGCGACACCGGAAGAACTCGACCACATGAAGGAAGAGTTCGACCTGCATGAACTGGCGGTGGAAGACGCACACCACGGCCATCAGCGTCCCAAGATCGAGCGCTATGGCGATTCGCTGTTCGTGGTCATGCAGCTGGTTGAAGTCATGAAAGACGGCAGTGGTGATCTCAACGTAGGTGAAGTCGATGTGTTCGTCGGACGCAGCTATGTGCTGTCCGTGCGTAACCGCAGCAGCCAGGGATTCCTGGGCGTGCGTGAACGCTGCGAGCGTGAACCGCACCTGCTCAGCAATGGTTCCGGCTTTGTGCTGTACGCGCTGATGGACGCGGTGGTCGATCGTTATTTCCCGGTCATCGACGCCTTGGAAGACGAGCTTGATGCCATCGAGCAGCAGATATTCGAGCAAGCCGGTTCGGCCGGCACGATGATCAAGCGTCTGTACAACCTGAAGCGTCGCGCGCTGGTGCTCAAGCATGCGGTTGCGCCGCTGCTGGAAGCTGCTTCCAAGCTGAACGGCGGGCGTGTGCCGGACGTCTGTGTCGGTTCGCAGGAATACTTCCGCGACGTGGTCGACCACTTGGATCGCATCAATGCCTCCATCGATGGCATGCGCGACACGATCGGCAGTGCCATGCAGGTGAACCTGTCGATGGTCACCATCGAGGAAAGTGAAGTCACCAAGCGCCTGGCGTCGTGGGCCGCCATTTTTGCAGTGTGCACGGCGTTCGCTGGCATCTGGGGCATGAACTTCGACACCATGCCCGAGCTGAAATGGCGTTATGGGTACCCGGTGGCCTTGCTGCTGATGGCCAGTGTCTGCGGCTATCTGTATTACCGCTTCCGGCGCAAAGGATGGCTGTGA
- a CDS encoding VWA domain-containing protein → MQFLWPHMLWLLLALPLLAAAYLYLISRRKKAALLYASLALPRAALGPGQRFRRHIPPALFLLALAAALLACARPSATVTLPADTLTLVLAMDTSRSMMATDVPPSRIVAAQAAARDLIVGLPSSVRLGIVSFAGTTAVVQSPTDSRQDMLDALDRFELQRGTATGSGLIQSLAVLFPDDGIDLEAILFGSVSPRAGRPATSLDQREAADAIRKREQERQPVQPGSYRHGAIILLSDGRRTAGPDPADAARMAAQRGVRVYTVGFGSAQSGAGDESGMGYYMQLDEPALRGVATITGGEYFQAGSAADLSQVYRQLTARFALERRETEVSALFSAAAVLLLVAACALSMLWFRR, encoded by the coding sequence ATGCAGTTTCTGTGGCCGCACATGCTTTGGTTGTTGCTTGCACTCCCACTGCTGGCAGCTGCGTACCTGTATCTGATCTCCCGGCGCAAGAAAGCCGCCCTGCTTTACGCCAGCCTGGCGCTTCCCCGAGCCGCCCTCGGCCCCGGCCAGCGGTTCAGGCGTCACATCCCCCCAGCCCTGTTCCTGCTTGCGCTTGCTGCCGCCTTGCTGGCCTGCGCCCGCCCCAGCGCCACCGTTACCTTGCCTGCCGATACGCTGACCCTGGTGCTGGCCATGGACACCTCACGCAGCATGATGGCAACCGACGTGCCGCCGTCGCGCATCGTGGCCGCACAAGCGGCCGCGCGCGACCTGATCGTGGGCCTGCCGTCCAGCGTGCGACTGGGCATCGTGTCGTTTGCCGGCACGACGGCCGTGGTGCAAAGTCCGACCGACAGTCGACAGGACATGCTCGACGCACTCGACCGTTTCGAGCTTCAGCGCGGCACGGCGACTGGAAGCGGACTGATTCAATCCCTGGCGGTGTTGTTTCCCGACGATGGCATCGACCTGGAAGCGATCCTGTTCGGCAGCGTCTCGCCGCGTGCCGGCCGCCCAGCCACCTCGCTCGACCAGCGCGAGGCGGCTGACGCCATACGCAAACGGGAACAGGAGCGCCAGCCGGTACAGCCTGGCTCTTATCGTCACGGCGCAATCATTCTGTTGAGCGATGGTCGTCGCACTGCTGGCCCCGATCCCGCAGATGCGGCACGCATGGCCGCTCAGCGAGGCGTACGCGTCTACACCGTTGGATTCGGCTCAGCCCAGAGCGGGGCGGGGGATGAATCCGGCATGGGGTATTACATGCAGTTGGACGAACCCGCGTTGCGCGGAGTTGCCACGATTACTGGCGGCGAATATTTCCAGGCCGGATCGGCCGCCGATCTGAGCCAGGTATACCGTCAACTTACCGCCCGCTTCGCGCTGGAGCGCCGGGAAACCGAGGTCAGTGCGCTGTTTTCGGCGGCAGCGGTACTGCTGCTGGTGGCGGCATGTGCGCTGTCGATGCTGTGGTTTCGGCGTTGA
- a CDS encoding S1C family serine protease, translating into MTSAWLMQPTLRPLTQKDIDNAVLNTLQTKSLPSRTARAAEAVRESVVEIRSFPLLAKSEDADTPETEGKGDQTPVPPGATPAVPPVSPPDVPPGGAPAAPPTTTPATPPTTPPTNPADSTPASPAPRDGIAAGSPSDRKDPADVRDPTDKTKPDAADKSENAPEAKREASNIGSGVVVTETGVIITNFHVIAGARRLQVRFHDGHVSEAKVLQVIPQKDLAIIQATSLPDDLPAATLGSSRDLAPGSEVVAVGFPFGIGPSVSAGVVSGLDREFVSPDSNENLDRLIQFDAAANPGNSGGPLVNMNGEVVGIVTAILNPNKSGTFVGIGFATTIESAGSSLGSSPF; encoded by the coding sequence ATGACCAGCGCGTGGCTGATGCAGCCTACGCTTCGGCCGCTCACGCAGAAGGACATCGACAACGCGGTCCTGAACACGCTACAGACCAAAAGCCTGCCTTCGCGCACCGCCAGAGCGGCCGAGGCGGTACGCGAATCCGTGGTCGAGATCCGTAGTTTTCCATTGTTGGCAAAGTCCGAGGACGCGGACACGCCTGAAACCGAAGGCAAGGGCGATCAGACGCCGGTACCGCCCGGCGCAACGCCTGCGGTTCCGCCTGTCTCTCCGCCCGATGTTCCCCCTGGTGGTGCCCCTGCCGCACCACCCACTACAACACCCGCTACACCACCCACCACGCCCCCGACCAATCCCGCCGACTCCACCCCGGCATCCCCTGCCCCGCGCGACGGCATCGCCGCTGGCAGCCCGTCCGATCGAAAGGACCCGGCTGATGTCAGGGACCCGACCGACAAGACCAAACCCGACGCAGCGGACAAATCGGAAAATGCCCCGGAAGCAAAGCGTGAGGCAAGCAATATCGGATCGGGCGTGGTGGTGACCGAGACGGGTGTCATCATCACCAATTTTCACGTGATCGCTGGCGCTCGCCGTTTGCAAGTCCGCTTCCATGATGGCCACGTATCGGAAGCCAAGGTGTTGCAGGTCATTCCGCAGAAAGATCTGGCCATCATTCAAGCCACGTCGCTTCCCGACGATTTGCCCGCCGCCACGCTAGGCTCCAGCCGCGACCTCGCGCCCGGCAGCGAAGTGGTCGCGGTGGGCTTCCCCTTCGGCATCGGACCGTCGGTATCTGCCGGCGTGGTGTCCGGGCTGGACCGTGAATTCGTGTCGCCCGACAGCAATGAAAACCTCGACAGGCTCATCCAGTTCGACGCCGCCGCGAACCCAGGCAATTCGGGTGGACCGCTGGTGAACATGAACGGCGAGGTGGTGGGCATCGTCACCGCCATCCTCAATCCCAATAAAAGCGGCACCTTCGTGGGCATTGGCTTTGCCACCACCATCGAGAGCGCCGGCAGTTCCCTCGGATCTTCCCCTTTCTGA
- a CDS encoding AAA family ATPase, producing MNDLARGAMDSANLMERLLYEVKRVVVGQDHFLERVLVAMLAGGHLLVEGVPGLAKTLTVNTLAKTMSGSFKRIQFTPDLLPADLVGTRMYNQGTGEFSTVRGPVFANLLLADEINRAPAKVQSALLEVMQERQVTIAGETHKVPTPFLVMATQNPIETEGTYPLPEAQVDRFMMKVIVGYPSEDEEVVIVNRVTGPRINVGAIATPELLAELQEQCRKVYVDPGLIQYAVRVVAATRKPGSYGLPDLDRYVTFGASPRATIGLIEGGRALAFLRGRHYALPEDVIDLVPDVLRHRLALSYEAMSDGVTADQLIARILKTLPPPERPLESHVRAAAV from the coding sequence ATGAACGATCTTGCCAGGGGCGCGATGGACAGCGCCAATTTGATGGAACGCCTGCTGTATGAGGTGAAACGGGTGGTGGTCGGGCAGGACCACTTTCTTGAACGGGTGTTGGTGGCCATGCTTGCCGGTGGCCACTTGTTGGTGGAGGGGGTGCCGGGCCTGGCCAAGACACTGACGGTGAACACCCTGGCCAAGACCATGAGCGGATCGTTCAAGCGTATTCAGTTCACGCCGGACTTACTGCCCGCGGACTTGGTCGGCACGCGCATGTACAACCAGGGTACGGGTGAATTTTCTACCGTGCGCGGGCCGGTGTTTGCCAATTTGCTGCTGGCCGACGAAATCAACCGTGCCCCTGCCAAGGTGCAAAGCGCCTTGCTCGAAGTGATGCAGGAACGGCAGGTGACCATTGCGGGCGAAACCCACAAGGTGCCTACACCCTTCCTGGTGATGGCCACACAGAATCCCATCGAGACCGAAGGCACCTACCCCTTGCCCGAGGCGCAGGTCGATCGCTTCATGATGAAGGTGATCGTGGGCTACCCGAGCGAAGACGAAGAAGTTGTCATCGTCAATCGTGTCACCGGGCCGCGCATCAATGTGGGTGCAATCGCCACCCCGGAACTCTTGGCGGAACTGCAGGAGCAATGCCGCAAGGTGTACGTCGATCCGGGCCTGATCCAATACGCGGTACGTGTGGTGGCTGCCACCCGCAAGCCTGGCAGCTACGGCTTGCCCGACCTGGATCGCTACGTGACCTTCGGTGCCAGCCCGCGAGCCACCATCGGCCTGATCGAAGGCGGACGTGCACTGGCCTTCCTGCGCGGCAGACATTACGCCTTACCCGAAGACGTGATCGATCTGGTGCCCGATGTACTGCGCCACCGGCTGGCGCTGTCGTATGAAGCCATGTCAGACGGCGTGACCGCCGACCAGCTGATTGCCCGCATTCTGAAAACCCTGCCACCACCAGAACGCCCCCTGGAGTCCCATGTTCGGGCGGCTGCTGTCTAA
- a CDS encoding DUF58 domain-containing protein, with product MFGRLLSKRRRTADALPVAAAAGSMPTTGPFAGGALASVNASHAEALLRRLEWTVVRRLDGLLQGDYRTLFRGFGLDLADLREYQPGDDVRHIDWNVTARLQTPYVREFQEDREVSAWFLLDLSGSIDFGSGTVTKRALLWDFTTVMAQLLTRYGNRVGAVLYGGDDKVSASVVPARSGRRHLLHLITRMHGTPAVSPSDTNLRDLLERARAVAKRRSVVFVVSDFISAPGWEASLGMLARRHDVVAVRLTDPLEHTLPDLGLVVLQDAETGEQMFVDTHDPAFRERFTAAAKTRETDLARVFAQTGVACLNLSTDTRLDLALLNFAHRRRQQGSGKPGVEQQAVGQQGASQHKTKPDPAANAHITSAGQRTSHKTGTAKGTA from the coding sequence ATGTTCGGGCGGCTGCTGTCTAAGCGTCGGCGCACTGCTGACGCCTTGCCGGTCGCAGCAGCGGCGGGCAGTATGCCAACGACCGGCCCGTTTGCGGGCGGCGCATTGGCAAGCGTCAACGCCAGCCATGCCGAGGCCTTGCTGCGCCGTCTGGAATGGACCGTCGTGCGGCGATTGGACGGCTTGCTGCAAGGAGACTATCGCACCCTGTTCCGGGGCTTCGGGCTGGACCTGGCCGACCTGCGCGAATACCAGCCGGGCGACGACGTGCGGCACATCGACTGGAACGTCACGGCTCGGCTTCAGACGCCTTACGTGCGCGAATTCCAGGAAGACCGCGAAGTGTCTGCGTGGTTCTTGCTGGACCTGAGTGGCTCGATCGATTTCGGCTCGGGCACAGTGACCAAACGCGCCTTGCTGTGGGACTTCACCACCGTCATGGCGCAACTGCTGACGCGCTACGGCAACCGGGTGGGTGCGGTGCTGTACGGGGGTGATGACAAGGTAAGCGCATCGGTAGTGCCGGCGCGCTCGGGGCGTCGGCATTTGCTGCATCTGATCACCCGCATGCACGGCACCCCGGCGGTGTCACCCAGCGACACCAACCTGCGCGACTTGCTTGAACGCGCGCGTGCCGTCGCGAAACGGCGATCGGTGGTGTTCGTGGTGTCTGACTTCATCAGTGCGCCGGGCTGGGAAGCCTCGCTGGGCATGCTGGCCCGTCGCCATGATGTGGTTGCCGTGCGGCTGACCGATCCGCTGGAACACACCTTGCCCGATCTGGGCCTGGTGGTCTTGCAGGACGCAGAGACCGGCGAGCAGATGTTTGTGGACACCCATGATCCGGCGTTTCGCGAACGCTTTACTGCCGCCGCCAAAACACGCGAGACCGACTTGGCACGCGTCTTTGCACAAACCGGTGTGGCCTGTCTGAACCTGTCGACCGATACGCGCCTGGACCTTGCGTTGTTGAACTTTGCACACCGTCGTCGCCAGCAAGGGAGCGGGAAACCAGGAGTCGAACAACAAGCAGTCGGCCAACAAGGAGCTAGCCAACACAAGACCAAGCCTGATCCCGCAGCCAACGCACACATCACATCTGCGGGCCAGCGCACCAGCCATAAAACCGGAACCGCCAAAGGGACAGCATGA